One Parageobacillus sp. KH3-4 genomic region harbors:
- a CDS encoding MFS transporter, translated as MGENPSWFYPWSEMAFFCLDMSFLAYCFISFGAGFFNSFFHPAASAMVADVTPDNQQTESIRFFENGHEYWSCGWSYVWYHGLAFFFFILAATSLILYGITLAFLLEETLHRNFKAEETKKTITEGASKTFITLLSDRILITFIIARLPIVLVFSQTEGMLPLYFDKEMPWFKGPENPYPYLMAYNGLLVATLQYVVSKWASPRPMGSMMMVGSIMFGLGIIEIACVTHYFRSLISNWSVMMAFLLIGYTLYTFGEMILLPVQSTFILRLAPKSLRGTYSVVSNLHMILGVMIGPALSGYFFDMRQGF; from the coding sequence TTGGGAGAAAACCCGTCATGGTTTTATCCATGGTCGGAAATGGCCTTTTTCTGTTTGGATATGTCATTTCTTGCCTATTGTTTTATTTCTTTTGGTGCAGGATTCTTCAATTCTTTTTTTCATCCGGCAGCGTCTGCTATGGTAGCTGACGTAACACCAGACAACCAGCAAACTGAAAGTATTCGGTTTTTTGAGAATGGGCATGAATATTGGAGTTGCGGTTGGTCCTATGTTTGGTACCACGGTCTTGCTTTTTTCTTTTTCATTCTTGCAGCTACTTCTCTAATTCTATATGGTATTACGCTGGCTTTCCTACTTGAAGAAACCCTTCATAGAAATTTCAAAGCAGAAGAGACGAAGAAGACCATTACCGAAGGAGCATCAAAAACTTTCATCACCTTGTTAAGCGACAGAATTCTGATCACCTTTATTATCGCTAGATTACCTATCGTTTTAGTATTTTCACAAACTGAAGGGATGCTTCCACTCTATTTTGATAAGGAAATGCCTTGGTTTAAGGGACCTGAAAATCCTTATCCGTATCTTATGGCTTATAACGGTCTTCTTGTAGCTACTCTGCAATATGTAGTTTCCAAATGGGCTTCCCCACGACCAATGGGCTCTATGATGATGGTGGGAAGCATCATGTTTGGGTTGGGTATAATCGAGATTGCTTGCGTAACGCATTATTTTCGCAGCTTGATATCAAACTGGTCCGTCATGATGGCATTTCTGCTAATTGGATATACCCTTTATACCTTTGGAGAAATGATTTTGCTTCCCGTTCAATCCACGTTCATTCTACGTTTAGCTCCAAAAAGTTTACGCGGTACCTACTCGGTTGTTTCCAATCTACACATGATATTGGGAGTCATGATTGGTCCTGCTCTTTCCGGATACTTTTTTGATATGAGACAGGGATTCTAA
- a CDS encoding GNAT family acetyltransferase gives MKYRDFTLNDFDSVIDLWKRAGLILSRSDTIKGFEKKLKRDPELFFVVEEDGRIIGAVMGCYDGRRGWINHLAVDPEYQGRNIGKEIMMELEKRFKKLGCEKVNLLIEKDNCKVQGFYEKLGFKTNELIFMEKWI, from the coding sequence ATGAAATATCGTGACTTTACATTGAATGATTTTGATTCAGTAATTGATTTATGGAAAAGAGCAGGTTTAATTTTATCACGTTCTGATACGATAAAAGGATTTGAAAAAAAATTAAAAAGAGATCCTGAATTGTTTTTTGTGGTAGAGGAAGATGGACGAATTATAGGTGCAGTAATGGGTTGTTACGATGGTAGAAGAGGATGGATAAATCATTTAGCTGTTGACCCAGAATATCAAGGGCGAAATATAGGCAAGGAAATCATGATGGAACTTGAAAAACGGTTTAAGAAACTTGGGTGTGAGAAAGTAAATCTATTGATTGAGAAGGATAATTGTAAAGTTCAAGGATTTTATGAAAAATTGGGTTTTAAAACGAATGAGTTAATATTCATGGAAAAGTGGATTTAG
- a CDS encoding SAM-dependent methyltransferase yields the protein MSKVESVNKWGLNRIVFIGRIWDEYMRMFGLTKEELVGRKILDCPAGACSFTAVSNQLGMDVTACDIAYYLPIEQLEQKGLQDIETTMSNMERADIQKNFLWDYFKSVDELKQIRTQAMNQCISDMKRNKNRYIPAVLPTLPFDDKQFDLTLSANFLFLYEDKLDYEFHLQTIKELMRVTKDEIRIFPTTNFACERYKYLDELIRDIHNLGWMTEEIKVPYEFQKNTNTMLKIMR from the coding sequence ATGAGTAAAGTTGAGTCAGTTAACAAGTGGGGTTTGAATCGCATTGTCTTTATTGGTAGGATTTGGGATGAATACATGCGGATGTTTGGCCTTACCAAAGAAGAATTAGTGGGGCGTAAGATTCTTGATTGCCCTGCTGGAGCATGTTCCTTTACGGCAGTATCCAATCAACTTGGAATGGATGTTACAGCATGTGATATTGCTTATTATCTTCCTATTGAACAATTAGAGCAAAAAGGTTTACAAGATATTGAAACCACCATGTCTAACATGGAAAGGGCTGATATTCAAAAAAATTTTTTGTGGGATTATTTTAAATCAGTTGATGAGTTGAAACAGATAAGAACACAAGCAATGAATCAATGTATCTCAGACATGAAACGGAATAAAAATCGTTACATTCCTGCCGTTTTACCGACCTTACCGTTTGATGATAAGCAGTTTGACTTGACACTTTCAGCAAATTTTCTATTTCTTTATGAAGATAAACTGGACTATGAATTTCATTTACAGACTATAAAAGAACTTATGCGTGTAACCAAAGATGAAATAAGGATTTTTCCTACAACTAACTTTGCTTGTGAGAGATATAAATACTTGGATGAACTAATCCGTGATATACACAATTTAGGATGGATGACAGAAGAAATTAAAGTTCCTTATGAATTTCAAAAGAACACCAATACTATGTTAAAAATTATGAGGTGA
- a CDS encoding MFS transporter, with translation MRKVLLLTIGMFALGFDAYVIAGLLPNIGATFKISASQTGQAVSVFTLCYALAAPIFATLLAGKPMRRILVLALAVFSVGNGASALASSFSMLLMARAIAGIGAGLYSPLAAAAAASLVSKKKRGRALSMTLGGMSTGTVIGVPLGLIIAEHLDWHATLWFITALGLIAMVGIVIWFPNFPASAPPSLRQRVAMMTNGRVAAIVGITFMTSVASLGLYTYIATILDNLAGIPIITPYLWAWGIGGVFGSFSIGTLIDRTGRPDLLMAGILAIMALAMFSLPFTLSFPMLSFLPFILWGAMGWASQAPQQHELFRLQPNHGAAVVALNSSANYLGSAIGSALGGMVMLAGLSPSRLPFAAGCLILVALLGQWRIVSSKESVGKREKT, from the coding sequence ATGCGAAAAGTTCTTCTCCTCACGATAGGCATGTTCGCTCTTGGGTTTGATGCCTATGTGATTGCTGGTTTATTGCCGAATATAGGGGCAACGTTCAAAATAAGCGCTTCGCAAACGGGGCAAGCAGTAAGTGTCTTCACCCTTTGTTATGCACTGGCAGCTCCAATTTTTGCGACATTGTTGGCTGGAAAGCCAATGCGGAGGATTTTAGTGCTGGCACTTGCTGTATTCTCAGTAGGCAATGGAGCTAGTGCACTAGCTTCGAGTTTCTCCATGCTGCTTATGGCTCGTGCAATTGCAGGCATCGGAGCCGGGCTTTATTCCCCGTTGGCCGCTGCAGCTGCCGCATCCCTTGTTTCCAAAAAGAAACGCGGCCGCGCTCTTAGTATGACGCTAGGTGGCATGAGCACGGGAACGGTCATAGGGGTTCCACTTGGATTGATCATTGCTGAACATCTAGATTGGCACGCAACTCTCTGGTTCATCACCGCACTAGGTCTTATCGCCATGGTAGGAATTGTCATATGGTTTCCAAATTTTCCAGCTTCGGCGCCACCTTCATTACGCCAACGTGTTGCCATGATGACCAATGGGCGGGTTGCAGCAATTGTTGGCATCACTTTTATGACCAGTGTTGCCAGTTTGGGTCTATATACATACATCGCAACCATTTTGGATAATCTGGCAGGCATTCCTATCATTACACCTTATCTTTGGGCATGGGGCATTGGTGGCGTATTTGGGAGCTTTTCCATTGGAACTCTGATTGATCGAACGGGACGACCAGATTTGCTCATGGCTGGCATTTTAGCCATAATGGCTTTAGCCATGTTCAGCTTACCATTCACACTTTCATTTCCGATGCTATCATTCCTGCCTTTTATCCTATGGGGAGCGATGGGGTGGGCCTCGCAGGCTCCGCAACAACATGAATTATTTCGCTTACAACCTAATCACGGCGCAGCTGTCGTTGCGTTAAACAGTTCCGCTAATTATTTAGGCAGTGCGATAGGTTCCGCACTTGGGGGGATGGTGATGCTAGCCGGATTGTCACCTTCCCGACTTCCGTTTGCTGCCGGTTGTCTAATATTAGTGGCCTTACTGGGACAATGGAGGATTGTGTCATCAAAAGAAAGCGTGGGCAAGCGAGAAAAAACATGA
- a CDS encoding LysR family transcriptional regulator, whose amino-acid sequence MELRHLKYFITVAEELHFGKAAARLNMAQPPLSLQIRQLEEEIGVPLFHRTKRKVELTKEGQVFLEKAYQILKNLEEAIETVRMINRGEAGEIAIGFIASAAYDILPTIIEHYRKEYPNIHIDLQQLTTAEQVKALHEGHIDVGILCHPIKIKNDTIQVEVIRQEPMVVALPKDHPLASETSPIDLMDLSNDPFILTGRKANQSHYDTVMNGCYQAGFYPKVVQETQELPTVISLVSAGMGVALVPASIQYVFKNKVVYRDIQNNPFTTTTALAWKSDNLSPTVHAFIDLMKRSVIPLFNQHN is encoded by the coding sequence TTGGAACTGCGTCATTTGAAATATTTCATAACAGTAGCTGAAGAATTACATTTTGGTAAAGCGGCAGCTCGTTTAAACATGGCACAGCCACCATTAAGTCTTCAAATTCGCCAATTAGAAGAAGAAATAGGGGTGCCTCTTTTCCATCGAACGAAAAGGAAGGTAGAGTTAACAAAAGAAGGACAAGTGTTTTTAGAAAAAGCTTATCAGATTTTGAAGAATCTAGAGGAAGCAATCGAAACAGTAAGAATGATAAACCGTGGGGAGGCTGGGGAAATAGCGATCGGTTTCATAGCCTCAGCAGCCTATGATATTCTTCCAACCATTATAGAGCACTATCGAAAGGAATACCCTAATATTCATATAGATTTGCAACAGTTAACAACAGCGGAACAAGTGAAAGCTTTACACGAAGGCCATATTGATGTAGGAATACTTTGCCATCCTATAAAAATAAAAAATGACACCATTCAGGTTGAAGTGATTCGACAAGAACCAATGGTGGTTGCTTTACCAAAGGATCATCCTTTAGCTTCCGAAACATCCCCAATTGATCTTATGGATTTATCCAACGATCCATTCATTTTAACGGGAAGAAAGGCAAATCAAAGCCATTATGATACAGTGATGAATGGTTGTTATCAGGCAGGATTCTATCCAAAGGTAGTGCAAGAAACACAAGAATTACCTACTGTCATCTCTCTTGTTTCAGCAGGAATGGGCGTAGCTCTTGTACCAGCTTCGATACAATATGTATTCAAAAATAAAGTTGTTTATCGTGACATTCAGAATAACCCATTTACCACTACGACGGCCCTTGCTTGGAAAAGTGACAATCTATCACCAACTGTACATGCGTTTATTGATCTAATGAAAAGATCTGTCATCCCACTTTTTAATCAGCATAATTGA
- a CDS encoding winged helix-turn-helix domain-containing protein gives MKKKGLQITNDHGWTIERLQEQERRMKNANMAKRIAAIRLIIQGYLGIQVAELLNLHRETVSIYVQKFNQGGMDALLERHYAPGRKPYLSPDEERELRKMLEESTPADEGYGIETGWNTRIIQHVLEEKFSVTMSRGGICDMLHRWGFRYTRPTYTLKRANPQKQKEFQQEMELIKKTCPTTWS, from the coding sequence ATGAAGAAAAAAGGATTACAAATTACGAACGATCATGGTTGGACCATCGAACGTCTTCAAGAACAGGAACGCAGAATGAAAAATGCCAACATGGCGAAACGAATTGCAGCGATTCGTCTCATTATACAAGGCTACTTAGGAATCCAAGTCGCTGAGCTTTTGAACCTCCATCGCGAAACCGTTTCGATTTACGTTCAAAAGTTTAATCAAGGTGGCATGGATGCGCTATTAGAACGCCATTATGCCCCGGGCAGAAAGCCGTATCTGTCTCCGGACGAAGAACGCGAATTAAGAAAGATGCTGGAAGAAAGCACCCCTGCCGATGAAGGATACGGCATCGAAACGGGCTGGAATACACGAATCATTCAACATGTATTAGAAGAGAAATTCTCCGTTACCATGTCCCGTGGCGGGATTTGTGATATGCTCCATCGATGGGGATTTCGTTATACACGCCCTACGTATACCCTCAAACGGGCCAATCCTCAAAAACAAAAAGAGTTTCAACAGGAGATGGAACTCATAAAAAAAACTTGTCCGACAACATGGTCATAA
- a CDS encoding alkaline phosphatase — protein MFRKKILPLAVVSTIALGSLLGMGSVTETDAKEKKDHDHGKVKNIIFMIGDGMGVSYTSAYRYLKDNPNTKFVERTEFDKYLVGQQMTYPEDPAENITDSASAATAMAAGIKTYNAAIAVDNDGSEVKTVLEAAKAAGKATGLVATSEITHATPAAFGAHDEHRKNMNAIANDYYDELINGEHKVDVLLGGGTDLFIREDRNLVEEFKKDGYSYVTNRNELLKDQNEQVLGLFAARGLPKMIDRTEDIPSLEEMTKSAIKRLSKDKDGFFLMVEGSQIDWAGHDNDIVSAMSEMEDFEKAFKAAIEFAKKDKHTLVIATADHSTGGYSIGADGIYNWFGAPIKAAKRTPDFMAQEIANGADVEETLKKYIDLELTAEEIQSVKDAAEQGKADKDKGVKRVDDAIEHIFDKRSHTGWTTSGHTGEDVPVYAYGSGSERFVGQIENTDHAKIIFDILGKGKQNIVIEDK, from the coding sequence TTGTTCAGAAAAAAAATCTTACCCTTGGCAGTTGTTTCTACCATTGCTTTAGGAAGTTTATTAGGAATGGGAAGCGTCACAGAAACAGATGCAAAAGAAAAGAAAGATCATGACCATGGAAAAGTAAAAAATATCATTTTTATGATTGGTGACGGAATGGGTGTATCTTATACTTCCGCATATCGTTATTTAAAAGACAACCCAAACACAAAATTCGTTGAGCGAACAGAGTTTGACAAATATCTTGTCGGTCAACAGATGACTTATCCTGAAGACCCTGCAGAAAATATAACTGATTCTGCTTCCGCTGCGACAGCGATGGCAGCTGGAATTAAAACATATAATGCAGCCATTGCTGTGGATAATGATGGTTCAGAAGTAAAAACCGTACTTGAAGCTGCAAAAGCAGCAGGTAAAGCAACTGGTCTTGTAGCCACTTCTGAAATTACACACGCAACTCCTGCAGCATTCGGTGCTCATGATGAACATCGTAAAAATATGAATGCTATTGCCAATGACTACTATGATGAATTAATCAATGGCGAGCATAAAGTCGATGTTTTGCTAGGGGGAGGAACCGATCTATTTATCCGTGAGGATCGTAACCTTGTGGAAGAATTCAAAAAAGACGGATACAGCTATGTGACGAATCGCAATGAATTATTAAAAGATCAAAACGAACAAGTTCTTGGTTTGTTTGCGGCAAGAGGACTTCCGAAAATGATCGACCGAACTGAAGACATTCCTTCCCTGGAAGAAATGACAAAATCGGCGATTAAGCGTTTAAGCAAAGATAAAGATGGTTTCTTCTTGATGGTGGAAGGAAGCCAGATTGACTGGGCGGGACACGACAACGATATTGTTTCTGCGATGAGTGAAATGGAGGATTTTGAAAAAGCATTCAAAGCGGCTATAGAGTTTGCAAAAAAGGACAAGCATACGCTTGTTATCGCTACAGCTGACCACTCTACCGGTGGTTACTCCATTGGAGCAGACGGCATTTATAATTGGTTCGGTGCGCCAATTAAAGCGGCAAAACGCACGCCCGACTTTATGGCACAAGAGATTGCCAATGGCGCCGATGTTGAAGAGACGTTGAAAAAGTATATCGATTTGGAATTGACAGCTGAAGAAATACAATCTGTGAAAGATGCCGCTGAACAAGGGAAAGCGGACAAGGATAAAGGTGTAAAAAGAGTCGATGATGCGATCGAACATATTTTTGACAAACGTTCACATACTGGCTGGACAACAAGCGGCCATACCGGGGAAGACGTTCCTGTTTATGCATATGGTTCGGGAAGTGAACGTTTCGTTGGACAAATAGAGAACACGGATCATGCCAAAATCATCTTTGATATTTTAGGAAAAGGAAAACAAAACATTGTCATTGAAGATAAGTAG
- a CDS encoding oligoribonuclease, giving the protein MIKLFTDSDLDGIGCGLLAKIAFEQVNISFCSYRNLDERVKQFMEDEQHNEASIFITDLAVGEEVEKKLAEWFEAGKHVQVIDHHVTALHFNKYPWGWVQPADEQGRKTCATSLFYEYLIRTQKLERNETLDEFVELVRQYDTWEWEATGNMRAKRLNDLLTILGLDEFWDRMSERLMEGGPFALTETEELILDMEEKKIQRYIRMKQKQLVQRWFDDYCVGIVFAERHMSELGNALSKRCPHLDFIAMVNLGTKHIGFRTIHDTVNVAEFAKQFGGGGHPKASGCFVDEKTFPLFVVDVFPLPPIYHDAEQNQLNTKTQKEGFFFTNNQGQWFFFLPNNENWLVYYEEKEKQFSSQEEAERFIKRQFAAGLADDQAVIDYLQQQLSMEKETIANEYVNVLQQYKLQNRYQK; this is encoded by the coding sequence ATGATCAAACTGTTTACGGATAGTGATTTAGACGGAATCGGATGCGGATTGTTAGCGAAAATCGCGTTTGAACAAGTAAACATATCCTTTTGCTCCTACCGTAATTTAGACGAACGAGTGAAACAATTTATGGAAGATGAACAGCATAATGAAGCAAGCATTTTTATTACCGATTTAGCGGTCGGCGAAGAAGTGGAAAAAAAGCTGGCAGAATGGTTTGAGGCGGGAAAACACGTTCAAGTCATCGACCATCACGTCACCGCCCTCCATTTCAATAAGTATCCTTGGGGGTGGGTGCAACCGGCGGATGAACAGGGAAGGAAAACGTGCGCAACCTCGCTGTTTTACGAATATTTAATCCGCACGCAAAAACTCGAACGAAATGAAACGCTCGATGAATTTGTCGAACTCGTCCGCCAATACGATACGTGGGAATGGGAAGCAACGGGCAACATGCGTGCAAAGCGGCTAAACGATTTGCTGACGATTTTAGGCTTGGATGAATTTTGGGATCGCATGAGTGAACGATTAATGGAAGGTGGTCCCTTTGCGTTAACGGAAACAGAAGAACTTATTTTGGATATGGAAGAAAAGAAAATCCAGCGCTACATCCGCATGAAGCAAAAGCAGCTTGTCCAGCGCTGGTTTGATGATTACTGTGTCGGCATCGTCTTTGCTGAACGGCATATGTCTGAATTGGGGAATGCCTTATCCAAGCGCTGCCCACATTTGGATTTTATCGCAATGGTGAACCTTGGCACAAAACACATTGGATTTCGGACAATTCACGACACAGTGAATGTCGCGGAGTTTGCGAAACAGTTCGGTGGAGGCGGCCATCCAAAAGCATCCGGATGCTTTGTCGATGAAAAAACGTTCCCGCTTTTCGTGGTAGACGTTTTCCCGCTGCCGCCGATATATCATGATGCGGAGCAGAACCAGCTTAACACGAAAACACAAAAAGAAGGATTCTTTTTTACCAACAATCAGGGGCAATGGTTTTTCTTCCTTCCAAACAATGAAAATTGGCTTGTTTATTATGAAGAAAAAGAAAAACAATTTTCCAGCCAAGAAGAGGCGGAACGGTTTATCAAGCGCCAGTTTGCAGCGGGATTGGCGGACGATCAAGCGGTGATCGATTACTTGCAACAACAGTTGTCCATGGAAAAAGAAACGATTGCAAATGAGTATGTGAATGTCTTGCAACAATACAAACTGCAAAACCGATACCAAAAATAG
- a CDS encoding VWA domain-containing protein: MERFIQFNDKKIDSFLFMQLSDLAKTLAKHSDWEIEFGFQSYVDFPNRKLYVSHFWDNRPKEEKENGLKSDVCLRAVGTLFHTDFSEVTAFLGNIKNSSIPSFAKQLFVLAEDLRLEEICKRERPGTKKWFRIRRDVYRRYFQSQANANLIRSMYTDALFSVVYLLLTSDSPLEDVPAIHEPIDRMMPWLRQTLPQFFDAASTKDVAHITSMIAEALDDVLTSDMLNTYFYLPEQSYNNVEKIGLTLKDLKRTDPLNNCDILDKEKGGDEDVHEQELPTWHRETSDMTKSFLRFELEQGSRTDLLGEGEREGEDGDQAFAIVQGSARKSNRNDYIKQSAYEQKRESNQAGRGDRYGKDNRYAEAIFLLPASPSPQQVAQYEQKKADILSYQKKLKQMIEKTLEHQKTLPRTDLHFGRLHKKLLRLWTDEQPRLFYKKHQPSSRIDAVFTLLVDCSASMYDKMEETKRGVILFHEALKALLVPHQIVGFWEDPNEATETKQPNYFQTVISFAQSRKKESGPAIMQLEAQEDNRDGFAIRVMTEQLLKRPEKQKFLLVFSDGEPAALGYEQNGIINTHEAVLEARKHHIEVINVFLANGEIDEGQRETVQNIYGKHSIVVPNVEQLPDFLFPLLKKLLYKSL; this comes from the coding sequence ATGGAACGGTTTATCCAATTTAACGATAAAAAGATTGATTCCTTTTTGTTTATGCAGCTTTCTGATTTGGCGAAAACGCTGGCGAAACATAGCGATTGGGAAATAGAGTTCGGCTTTCAATCTTATGTCGATTTTCCCAATCGAAAATTATATGTTAGCCACTTTTGGGACAACCGCCCAAAAGAAGAAAAAGAAAACGGCCTAAAAAGCGACGTCTGTTTGCGGGCGGTCGGGACGCTTTTCCATACCGATTTTTCTGAAGTCACCGCATTTCTCGGCAATATCAAAAACAGCTCGATCCCTAGTTTTGCCAAGCAGTTATTTGTACTAGCCGAAGATTTACGCCTTGAAGAGATTTGCAAAAGAGAACGTCCTGGCACGAAAAAGTGGTTTCGCATCCGCCGCGATGTATACCGCCGTTATTTTCAAAGCCAAGCGAACGCCAATTTGATAAGAAGCATGTATACAGATGCGTTGTTTTCTGTTGTCTATTTATTATTAACATCCGACTCACCGCTAGAGGACGTTCCGGCTATTCACGAGCCAATTGACCGGATGATGCCTTGGCTTCGCCAAACGCTTCCTCAGTTTTTTGACGCTGCTTCGACAAAAGACGTGGCCCATATCACGTCGATGATTGCCGAAGCGCTTGATGACGTATTAACCAGCGATATGTTAAACACGTATTTTTATTTGCCAGAGCAAAGTTATAACAACGTGGAGAAAATAGGGTTGACGCTGAAAGACTTAAAGCGAACCGACCCGCTGAATAATTGCGATATTTTGGATAAAGAAAAAGGCGGAGACGAAGATGTCCATGAACAAGAATTGCCTACGTGGCACCGCGAAACGAGCGACATGACAAAAAGTTTCTTGCGTTTCGAACTGGAGCAAGGCTCGCGGACCGATTTACTAGGAGAAGGGGAGCGTGAAGGCGAAGACGGAGATCAAGCGTTTGCGATTGTGCAAGGTTCCGCTCGAAAATCGAACCGGAACGACTATATAAAACAAAGCGCTTACGAACAAAAACGGGAAAGCAATCAAGCAGGCAGAGGGGATCGCTACGGAAAAGACAACCGGTATGCGGAAGCGATTTTTCTTCTTCCCGCTTCCCCTTCACCCCAACAAGTTGCTCAATATGAACAAAAGAAAGCTGATATTTTGTCATACCAAAAGAAATTAAAACAGATGATCGAAAAAACGTTGGAGCATCAAAAAACACTTCCGCGGACTGATTTGCATTTTGGCCGGCTGCATAAAAAACTGCTTCGCCTATGGACAGATGAGCAGCCGCGCCTATTTTACAAAAAACACCAGCCGTCTTCCCGCATTGATGCTGTCTTTACGCTGTTAGTCGATTGCTCGGCGTCGATGTATGACAAAATGGAGGAAACAAAACGAGGTGTTATCCTGTTTCATGAAGCGCTAAAAGCGTTGTTGGTGCCCCATCAAATCGTTGGATTTTGGGAAGATCCGAACGAGGCAACAGAAACGAAACAGCCAAATTATTTTCAAACGGTGATTTCATTCGCGCAATCACGAAAAAAAGAAAGCGGCCCAGCAATCATGCAGCTGGAGGCGCAAGAAGATAACCGCGACGGATTTGCGATCCGCGTCATGACAGAGCAGCTTCTTAAGCGGCCGGAAAAGCAAAAATTTTTATTAGTTTTTTCCGACGGGGAACCAGCAGCACTTGGCTATGAACAAAACGGCATCATCAATACGCATGAGGCAGTATTAGAAGCCCGCAAACATCATATCGAAGTGATTAACGTCTTTTTGGCCAACGGGGAAATTGACGAAGGGCAGAGGGAGACGGTGCAAAATATTTATGGAAAACATAGCATTGTTGTTCCAAATGTAGAACAGCTTCCGGATTTTCTCTTCCCGTTATTAAAAAAGCTATTGTACAAAAGTTTATGA